From a single Anaerolineales bacterium genomic region:
- a CDS encoding DUF4386 domain-containing protein: MEEKRTSLKKAARGAGILYLIMDVFMIFSGIVVDSKTYVPGDALATAKSILASEWLFRLGFVSWIVGYVVFLLLVLALYNLFESVDKGQARLMVMLVVASVPVNILNMLNQYAPILLLTDSGHLSAFNPAQSQTLSMFFFDMYQHGMMVAELFWGLWLIPLGILVYKSRIVPRVLGVLLVVGCFGHLLSFLSTFLFPDYNTLLIPVSQVVMIGELPIFLWLLIRGVKDQQPALVEIG; this comes from the coding sequence AGAGGCGCAGGGATCCTGTACCTCATTATGGATGTGTTCATGATATTCAGCGGGATTGTTGTGGATTCAAAGACCTATGTGCCGGGCGATGCCTTGGCCACAGCCAAGAGTATTCTGGCATCTGAGTGGCTATTCCGGCTCGGTTTCGTGAGTTGGATAGTCGGCTATGTCGTTTTCTTGCTCTTGGTACTTGCACTATACAACTTGTTTGAATCAGTGGACAAGGGCCAAGCCAGGCTGATGGTGATGCTCGTCGTTGCCAGTGTTCCTGTAAACATCCTCAATATGCTCAATCAGTACGCTCCCATCCTGCTCCTAACCGATTCTGGACATCTCTCAGCCTTCAATCCGGCTCAATCGCAAACACTATCGATGTTCTTCTTCGATATGTATCAACATGGGATGATGGTAGCCGAGCTCTTCTGGGGTCTTTGGCTCATTCCCCTCGGGATACTTGTCTACAAATCGAGGATTGTCCCTAGAGTGCTGGGCGTTCTACTTGTAGTCGGCTGTTTTGGACATCTTCTCAGTTTCCTTTCTACCTTTCTCTTTCCTGACTACAACACGCTTCTCATTCCAGTATCGCAAGTAGTCATGATTGGCGAGTTACCAATCTTCCTATGGCTTCTGATTAGAGGGGTAAAGGATCAACAACCAGCCTTAGTTGAGATTGGCTGA